The DNA window CAGGCCGCTGGACGGCAGCAGCCAGCGGCGCACCGGGGTCGACGTGGTCGGTGCGCCTGCGCCGTACGCCGCGCTGCGCGAGGCGCAGCGCTCGGGGCGGGTCTCCATCTCCGACGCCTACCAGCTGATCATCGACCAGGGCCTCCCGGAGTCCGAGCGCCAGACCTCGTTCTCCGTGGTCGCGCCGGTGGTGCGGCACGACCGCCTCGTGGGCTGGGTCCTGATGGGGGTGCGGGGCCGCGACTTCCTCGGTGGGGTGCTCGCCCAGGCGGCGGAGGGGCGCGTCGACGTGAGGCTGATGGCCGCCGACACCGCCGGGGTCGACCTCACCGTGGCCGCGGTGTCCGCCGCCGACGGGCCCGGCTCGGGGGCGGACCACCACCGGCGCACGATCGGTATGACGGTCGCCCAGCACACGTGGACCCTCGAGGTCTCCGCCAGCACCCCAGCCCTGATCGGGAACATCCACTACCGCCCGCTCGCGATCCGGGTCATCGCCGTGATCCTCGCCCTGCTCGTCGCCGGGTTGTGGTGGGTGGTCGCGTCGAGCCGCGCCCGGTCACGCGCCGAGATCGCGGCGGCCACCCGCGACCTCGCCCTGGCCGAGGCCGCCGCGCGCCGCCAGGCGACGCTGCTGGACACGATGCTCGAGACGATCGACCAGGTCGGGGTGACCGTGGTCGACGCGGACGGCACCTTCCTGATGCACTCCCGCGCGGCACGCCAGATCCTCGGGGTCGAGACCGAGCCCGTCGCCGGCGACGGGCCGGAGGCGTGGCAGCGACACTACGGCATCTTCACCCTCGACGGCGCGCCGTTCGCCCAGGACGAGATGCCGCTGGTGCGAGCCCTGGCCGGCGAGCCCACCGACGACGTGGAGATGCTGATCCGCAACGCCACCCATCCCCAGGGCGCCCAGATCGTGGTGTCAGGTCGTCCGATCGAGCTGGCACAGCAGCGCCCGGGGGCCTTGGCGTTCTACCGCGACGTCACGGCCGACCGTCACCAGCAGGCGGAGCAGGCGGCGTTCGCCGGGATGGTCGCCCACGACCTCAAGAACCCCCTGGCCCTGGTCCTGGGCTGCCTGGAGCTCGTCGGCGACGGCGTCGACCAGCTCGTGGGTCCCGCCGACGTCGTGGGCACCGTCGCCGTCTACCTCGACAAGGCGTCCGCCGCCGCCGCCCGGATGGCGGGGCTGATCGACGACCTCCTCGCCTACACCTCGGCCAGCGACACCTCGCTCGACCTCGCCGACGTCGACCTCGGCGAGCTCGTGCGCGACGCCCTCGCCGAGGTCGTCGCCGGTCACCTCGCGACGTGCCGGTCGGCCGGCCGCGAGCCCCTCGCGCCGCTGGTGCACGTCGGGGAGCTGCCGACCGCCCGGTGCGACCCCGAGCGGATGCGCCAGGTCGTCGCCAACCTCGTCGGCAACGCACTCAAGTACGCCCGCCCCGGGACCCGGCCCGTCGTCGAGGTGACCGCCGAGGTGGACGACGAGCACGGCGTGACGCGGATCTTCGTGGCCGACCGGGGCATCGGCATCGAGCCCGAGCTGCGGACCGAGGTCCTCAAGCCCTTCGTGCGGACCCCGACGACGGTCGCCGACCAGACGACGTACCCCGGGACCGGGCTCGGTCTGGCCATCTGCCAGCGCATCGTCGAGCGTCACGGGGGCCGACTGCTCCTACGCCCCAACCCGGGCGGCGGCACCGTGGCCGTCATCGACCTGCCGGTCCCGGATCCCGACCCGCAGCCCGGCGCGGCCGGGCCCGATCACTCGCGGCGGACCTACCGGTCGACGGCGTACGTCGACACCGTGGCCTCGCCCTGACACGACGAAGGCCCCGC is part of the Nocardioides plantarum genome and encodes:
- a CDS encoding ATP-binding protein, coding for MDHGAVDQGAPDQITVDRVTVDRVEHRRTLRRAAAGSLVLGLMALSSGFVWAADVSRDASALAGRTLDTRATAVEDAAEAEVARYSDALELVAAALGSVTGVDADAFDTAAAPLDGMDLAGATSLAFLAPPVTDGRLARFQAAWRTRGSTGLELDPVAAETTHVFAVLSRPLDGSSQRRTGVDVVGAPAPYAALREAQRSGRVSISDAYQLIIDQGLPESERQTSFSVVAPVVRHDRLVGWVLMGVRGRDFLGGVLAQAAEGRVDVRLMAADTAGVDLTVAAVSAADGPGSGADHHRRTIGMTVAQHTWTLEVSASTPALIGNIHYRPLAIRVIAVILALLVAGLWWVVASSRARSRAEIAAATRDLALAEAAARRQATLLDTMLETIDQVGVTVVDADGTFLMHSRAARQILGVETEPVAGDGPEAWQRHYGIFTLDGAPFAQDEMPLVRALAGEPTDDVEMLIRNATHPQGAQIVVSGRPIELAQQRPGALAFYRDVTADRHQQAEQAAFAGMVAHDLKNPLALVLGCLELVGDGVDQLVGPADVVGTVAVYLDKASAAAARMAGLIDDLLAYTSASDTSLDLADVDLGELVRDALAEVVAGHLATCRSAGREPLAPLVHVGELPTARCDPERMRQVVANLVGNALKYARPGTRPVVEVTAEVDDEHGVTRIFVADRGIGIEPELRTEVLKPFVRTPTTVADQTTYPGTGLGLAICQRIVERHGGRLLLRPNPGGGTVAVIDLPVPDPDPQPGAAGPDHSRRTYRSTAYVDTVASP